The following proteins come from a genomic window of Mycolicibacterium rufum:
- the ngg gene encoding N-acetylglutaminylglutamine synthetase has translation MVDAMADDVVLELGWGRLIFGQTFSDPERLAEVLRAEAHGRRDICIYAREPHVLVSKAPAELFIDPSHTYRLRFSEDEDPGPPRSGFTVRALQNREDADEMNRVYVRCGMVPAPTDVLWDNHQNQPSVDYLVAVGDDGTVLGTVTGVDHTTLFADPENGSSLWTLAVDPAATLPGVGAALTRSLASLYRERGRAYMDLSVTHDNNAAIALYEKLGFARVPVMAVKRKNAINEPLFTHPPETVDDLNPYARIIADEAMRRGIWVEVLDAEAGEMRLSHGGRSVVTRESLSEYTSAVAMSRCDDKRLTRRIVSDAGIVVPKGRLATYDAADHEFLAEVGDVVVKPTRGEQGKGITVGVDGPEELDAALARAREQHPEVLIEQRADGDDLRLVVIDKKVVAAALRMPAEVTGTGRHTIAELIEAQSRRRAAATGGESRIPMDVVTETTVRDAGYAFDDVLPEGERLRVRRTANLHQGGTIHDVTSTVHPELCRVAVAAADAIGIPVTGIDLLVPDVTQPEYVFIEANERPGLANHEPQPTAQAFVDFLFPGQPGIPPAWTPDEAVSGS, from the coding sequence ATGGTCGATGCGATGGCCGATGACGTGGTGCTCGAACTGGGTTGGGGCCGGCTCATTTTCGGCCAGACCTTCAGCGACCCGGAGCGGCTGGCCGAAGTCCTGCGCGCCGAGGCGCACGGCCGGCGCGACATCTGCATCTACGCCCGGGAACCGCACGTGCTGGTCTCCAAGGCGCCCGCGGAACTGTTCATCGACCCCAGCCACACCTACCGGCTGCGGTTCTCCGAGGACGAGGATCCCGGCCCGCCGCGCAGCGGCTTCACCGTCCGGGCGCTGCAGAACCGCGAGGACGCCGACGAGATGAACCGCGTCTACGTGCGGTGCGGCATGGTGCCCGCCCCGACCGACGTGCTCTGGGACAACCACCAGAACCAGCCGTCCGTCGACTATCTGGTGGCCGTCGGCGACGACGGCACCGTGCTGGGCACCGTCACCGGCGTCGACCACACCACGCTGTTCGCCGATCCGGAGAACGGGTCCAGCCTGTGGACGCTCGCGGTGGACCCCGCCGCCACGCTGCCCGGGGTGGGCGCCGCGCTGACCCGCTCGCTGGCGTCGCTGTACCGCGAACGCGGCCGCGCCTACATGGACCTCTCGGTCACCCACGACAACAACGCGGCGATCGCGCTGTACGAGAAGCTCGGGTTCGCCCGGGTCCCGGTGATGGCGGTCAAGCGCAAGAACGCGATCAACGAGCCGTTGTTCACCCATCCGCCCGAGACCGTCGACGACCTGAACCCGTACGCACGGATCATCGCCGACGAGGCGATGCGCCGCGGGATCTGGGTGGAAGTGCTCGACGCCGAGGCCGGTGAGATGCGGTTGTCCCACGGCGGGCGCAGCGTCGTCACCCGGGAGTCGTTGTCGGAGTACACGTCCGCGGTGGCGATGAGCCGCTGCGACGACAAGCGGCTGACGCGGCGCATCGTCTCCGACGCCGGGATCGTCGTGCCGAAGGGACGGCTCGCCACCTACGACGCGGCCGATCACGAGTTCCTCGCCGAGGTGGGCGACGTGGTGGTCAAGCCCACCCGCGGCGAACAGGGCAAGGGCATCACGGTCGGGGTCGACGGACCCGAGGAGCTCGACGCCGCACTCGCCCGGGCGCGCGAACAGCATCCCGAGGTGCTCATCGAGCAGCGCGCCGATGGCGACGACCTGCGCCTGGTGGTGATCGACAAGAAGGTCGTCGCCGCCGCGCTGCGGATGCCCGCCGAGGTCACCGGCACCGGACGGCACACCATCGCCGAGTTGATCGAGGCCCAGAGCCGGCGCCGTGCCGCGGCCACCGGTGGGGAGTCCCGGATTCCGATGGACGTCGTCACCGAGACGACCGTGCGCGACGCCGGGTACGCCTTCGACGACGTCCTGCCCGAAGGCGAACGGCTGCGGGTGCGGCGCACCGCGAATCTGCACCAGGGCGGCACCATCCACGACGTGACCTCGACCGTGCACCCGGAACTGTGCCGGGTCGCCGTCGCGGCGGCCGACGCGATCGGCATCCCGGTGACCGGCATCGACCTGCTGGTCCCCGACGTCACGCAGCCCGAGTACGTGTTCATCGAGGCCAACGAACGTCCTGGACTGGCCAACCATGAGCCTCAGCCCACGGCACAGGCTTTCGTCGATTTCCTGTTTCCCGGCCAGCCCGGCATTCCACCGGCCTGGACGCCGGACGAGGCCGTCAGCGGGTCCTGA
- a CDS encoding alpha/beta fold hydrolase → MPSPMITVDGIGVPVEVAGPEKGSVVVLLGAAQKAPAAYEAVCQRLHTASLRTVVIGPDPRLTPKSVIGILDALEVRWALLVGDRFGGELAWELAATRLDRFIGLVVIDRGHPRVPDLSGVVRDEHCPPVELNTTALVSSSAARAVAKASQRFVYGEYRIVDLLGRRQAADSTAQLAAEIVMRTSTW, encoded by the coding sequence ATGCCCTCTCCCATGATCACCGTCGACGGCATCGGCGTACCCGTCGAGGTCGCCGGTCCGGAGAAGGGCTCGGTCGTGGTGCTGCTCGGAGCGGCGCAGAAGGCGCCGGCCGCCTACGAAGCCGTGTGCCAGCGGTTGCACACCGCGTCGCTGCGCACCGTGGTCATCGGTCCTGATCCGCGGCTCACCCCGAAGTCGGTGATCGGCATCCTCGACGCTCTCGAGGTGCGGTGGGCCCTGCTGGTCGGCGACCGGTTCGGCGGGGAACTCGCCTGGGAGCTGGCCGCCACCCGGCTCGATCGGTTCATCGGTCTGGTGGTCATCGACCGCGGTCATCCGCGGGTGCCCGACCTGTCGGGTGTGGTGCGCGACGAGCACTGCCCGCCGGTGGAGTTGAACACCACCGCGCTGGTGAGCTCGAGCGCCGCGCGCGCCGTCGCCAAGGCCAGCCAGCGGTTCGTCTACGGCGAATACCGGATCGTCGACCTGCTCGGCCGCCGTCAAGCCGCCGATTCGACGGCGCAGTTGGCGGCCGAGATCGTGATGCGCACCAGCACCTGGTGA
- the map gene encoding type I methionyl aminopeptidase, whose amino-acid sequence MSVRTALRPGTVSPTRPVPASIPRPEYVGRPTAQEGSEPWVQTPEVIEKMRVAGRIAAGALAEAGRAVAPGVTTDELDRIAHEYMVDHGAYPSTLGYKGYPKSCCTSLNEIICHGIPDSTVIEDGDIVNIDVTAYIDGVHGDTNATFLAGDVSEEHRLLVERTHEATMRAIKAVKPGRALSVVGRVIEAYANRFGYNVVRDFTGHGIGTTFHNGLVVLHYDQPSVQTVIEPGMTFTIEPMINLGSLDYEIWDDDWTVATRDKKWTAQFEHTLVVTDTGAEILTAA is encoded by the coding sequence ATGTCTGTACGGACCGCCCTCCGGCCCGGCACGGTGTCGCCGACCCGGCCGGTGCCTGCGTCGATTCCCCGCCCCGAGTACGTGGGCCGGCCGACCGCGCAGGAAGGCTCGGAGCCGTGGGTGCAGACCCCCGAGGTGATCGAGAAGATGCGGGTGGCCGGCCGGATCGCCGCCGGGGCGCTCGCCGAGGCAGGCCGGGCCGTCGCGCCCGGCGTCACCACCGACGAGCTCGACCGGATCGCTCACGAGTACATGGTCGACCACGGCGCCTACCCGTCGACGCTGGGCTACAAGGGCTATCCGAAATCCTGCTGCACATCGCTCAACGAGATCATCTGCCACGGCATCCCGGACTCGACGGTCATCGAGGACGGCGACATCGTGAACATCGACGTGACCGCCTACATCGACGGTGTGCACGGCGACACCAATGCGACGTTCCTGGCGGGCGACGTCTCCGAGGAGCACCGGCTGCTCGTCGAACGCACCCACGAGGCCACCATGCGCGCCATCAAGGCGGTCAAGCCGGGCCGGGCGCTGTCGGTGGTCGGGCGGGTCATCGAAGCGTACGCGAACCGCTTCGGCTACAACGTCGTTCGCGATTTCACCGGCCACGGCATCGGCACCACCTTCCACAACGGTCTGGTGGTGCTGCACTACGACCAGCCCTCGGTGCAGACCGTGATCGAACCCGGGATGACGTTCACGATCGAGCCGATGATCAATCTCGGCAGCCTGGACTACGAGATCTGGGACGACGACTGGACCGTGGCCACTCGGGACAAGAAGTGGACCGCGCAGTTCGAGCACACCCTGGTGGTCACCGACACCGGCGCGGAGATCCTCACCGCGGCCTGA
- a CDS encoding PaaI family thioesterase codes for MEVTPGHLFAQLNFRDAEESDERMVIELDNRPDLTNRRGALQGGLVATLIDVAAGRLADRLVGPGRDVTTADMTVHFLAPVLEGPARAEATVVRAGRRLVVIAVDVTDVARDRAAARATLSFAVLDER; via the coding sequence ATGGAGGTCACCCCGGGACACCTGTTCGCGCAGCTGAACTTCCGCGACGCCGAGGAGTCGGACGAGCGGATGGTCATCGAATTGGACAACCGTCCCGATCTGACGAACCGCCGGGGCGCGCTGCAGGGCGGTCTGGTGGCGACGCTGATCGACGTCGCGGCGGGCCGGCTGGCCGACCGCCTGGTGGGGCCCGGCCGCGATGTCACCACCGCGGACATGACGGTGCACTTCCTGGCGCCGGTGCTCGAGGGGCCCGCCCGTGCGGAGGCGACGGTGGTGCGGGCCGGCCGGCGGCTCGTGGTGATCGCCGTCGACGTCACCGACGTCGCCCGCGACCGGGCGGCCGCGCGAGCCACGTTGAGCTTCGCGGTGCTCGACGAGCGGTAG
- a CDS encoding DUF1707 SHOCT-like domain-containing protein, which produces MTDLPVPEMRISDADRNGTLRRLHNAVALGLIDIQEFEERSAAVSRARLPSDLDALVGDLPGPGAIVTSAADRVELRGVFGSLRRQGEWVVPTRLSLYRRVGSVDLDLTRARFAGPIVIIELDMKFGGLELRLPDGASASIDDVEVSVGSATDHRKDAPAEGNPHVVLTGKVVCGSVDIRGPQKSWRVGLPRRGAH; this is translated from the coding sequence ATGACCGACCTGCCCGTGCCCGAGATGCGGATCTCCGACGCCGACCGCAACGGCACCCTGCGCCGGCTGCACAACGCCGTCGCCCTCGGCCTGATCGACATCCAGGAGTTCGAGGAGCGTTCGGCGGCGGTGTCCCGGGCCCGTCTACCGTCCGACCTGGACGCCCTCGTCGGCGACCTGCCCGGCCCCGGGGCGATCGTGACGTCCGCGGCCGACCGGGTGGAACTGCGGGGTGTGTTCGGCTCGCTGAGGCGCCAGGGCGAGTGGGTGGTGCCCACCCGGCTGTCCCTCTACCGCCGGGTCGGCTCGGTGGATCTCGACCTCACCCGCGCCCGCTTCGCGGGCCCGATCGTGATCATCGAGCTCGACATGAAGTTCGGCGGTCTGGAACTGCGGCTGCCCGACGGGGCCAGCGCCTCCATCGACGACGTCGAGGTGTCCGTGGGCAGCGCCACCGATCACCGCAAAGACGCTCCGGCAGAGGGTAATCCGCACGTGGTGCTGACCGGCAAGGTGGTGTGCGGCTCGGTCGACATCCGCGGTCCGCAGAAATCCTGGCGGGTCGGACTGCCCCGCCGCGGCGCCCACTGA